ATAATAGCACTCTTAAGTTTTGTATCACTGCTCCTCTCTTGCTCTCTCTCACTATTTTTCGTAAATATGCAAAGAGCATATTTATGACACCAGTAGTCGTCAAACTGGCGTCAACTTTTAATTAGGTCACATATTACTTTCAGTTCAAGTGCGCTTAGTACCACCCCTGCTtccaaaacaattatttttgtatgacaatagtgaagttttatattatttttataaaataaattattttaaaagaatttgttaAATGGAAAAAGGGaacaataattacatatttatttcacaaTCGACGACAGTAAGGATTCAGGCACAACAAAACGTTATACACATCACTTTTAGGTAATGAGCACCTTTCTACCCAACAGGAGTTTTCTTCATCAAAGACTGATACACATGACTTGTCAGCAGAATTAAACTTGCCACCAATAGCCCATAGTTCATTGTTTAGCGATACGCAAGTCACCCTACCAGGAACAACTTCCAAAGAGCAAATCTGTGATATGTTTTCAAGAATATTCAGTTTGGCATCAAGCGATTGGCGAAAATCACTCAATATATGTACCTGTGACCCTATGTTTTGCTGAGGATCGTAACGTTTCAGCACCGCTACGACTTAAAACATAAATGTGACCTTTAGCTGTACAGTTACctgtaatataaaaagtagcaataaacgtttatttaattttataagagTTAAGAGGACGACGAAATAAATCAGTGACTAGTTTCAATAAgacaatttgcatttttattgaagcGGAGTTACTTTTGCTGGTTTTGAAAACATTGGGGAATGCTTGCATCGGTAAAATCAAATAGAATCTCTTATTATAGCGGCAATACGTATttcacaaacaaattttaaaaatctgttCAGAATACGAATTCCGATTACGTACATTGgtttataataaaagaaaaccaaGGAGGTGAATGCTAATATTTGAACACCTAAGTAAAGTTTTCATATACCGTTCTTCGACTCTTCCTCATTTCACCAATTCAAGATTTGATGAACGTTcaactaatattaataattatattttaaatctaaCTTACACCAGGTGAACTGTGACATTCTGTCATATCCGCACAGGAAGTCCAAGTATTCGAATCCGGATTGTAGCATTCGACGGATTTTATTTGCTTCTATTTTTGATAACCGCCCATTACGTAAATTTTACCATTTAATGTCACTGCACTGGCGTCATATCGATCAACAATTAAGCTTTTCACCAACTTCCAAACCATCAGAAGTCGTTATATctggaaaacaaacaaaagcaatgaaCAAAGAATGTGTGTATATCAATAAACTGAAGCGTCAAAAGTGATATTTCACCACGCTGCATAgtctattaaaaaaacttagATTTATTCTAAATTAGTCGTTGACAATGACTCAAAGTGTTACGAGTTTTCTAAAGTCAGATTCAATCTGATCATAACATTTCACTGAATTCCCCCCTTCTTTTTCTGGCGAAGAaccttattttgtttattatccaTACTACCTTAACACATCTAGTCTAAAGTTCTATCACCGTTAAGCTTAAGGTTAACTTGAAATTGTTAAAGCTCACTATCGCCATCGTTTAGGTAATTTGTTACAGATTTATATGTATTCACCTTTCCACCGACGACAGAACATTTTTACCATCTCTACCACCAATCGCGTAGATTTTACCATTTAATTCGACAACGCAGGTTTCCCTTCTTGCTTCGATCATGGCGGGTAAATTTTGCAATGTCTTATTTCGTATATTCCAGCCGCGGACGACGTTAAGTATGGCACCATTATAACcgccaataaataataaattatcattCTTTAAAATAGTTCTATACCCTTCGTAATCGATTTTTATGCTCGCATATTCCTGCCACTTATCCTCAGTTTTGTTATATTGCAGCAGCTTGGGACTCAgctattccaaaaatattttaagtacatTAATTTAAGattatcatttttgaatataagcCACAGTGTGCGTTTACCTCCGAGAAAAGCGCCAGGATTGTTTTCTTATGACAATTTGTAGCACTGACCCCACGTGGTTCTGTAAATCGCATATTTATCATTGGCCGTGCTGTGGGCTCTCTGATCCACGATAACGCCTTGAAGGCCAGTAGCTCACATCCAGGTAACGGCTGTATGCGGGTCATCAGGAAGTTTACATTGAATTGGGTAAGCCGCAGACAAGCTATTAAAAGTGGCAGTTGCTCTTGGCGCGCAGGAACATCGTAATTGTACCAGCGTTGTATGGCATCGAAGGCATCTTCCTCACGggttatattcaaattgtcagATACCAGAATACGTTGCAATTTTTCtacatcaaaattcaaaaactcatcGCTTCGGCTGATCTAgtattattagaaacaaaattacACAGGTGCCGTTATTGTGAGACATTACCTAAGTATATATTTAGACTCACATCCATGAAGTTCTGTGTCTCGTATTCGATGATTTTCTGCCTAAGAACTTCACATTGCGTTTCACGCTCCAGCGGCATAAGCACCCTGTAAAGTGTATTCATCGATATGTTGCCATGAGATAAGTCTACAATACTGCTTAGGGCATCGTTCAATTGTAAAAGCGATAGCCGGCATTATAGCATGGCAGCGAGATTATTAACGGTAATGAGGGCGTGTCCGGTGTAAAAGACAAAAGGTTATTAGATGctcacaaaatatataaaaaatatcgctATCGATATCATTTATCTCAGATAACTGGATTAGTGCCTTGATTGCCATTGAAAAGGTTCTCGAAGTAAGGACTCGCTGCTGCGAGTATCAAACGATGCGCgggtacactgaaaaaaaaaatttataaataatattctgTATAGTTTTATGTAAACTGAGGACAAAGTTAATACTTACAGAGCCGGTGTGGATTTGAAACTTTTAAAATGTCACAATCGCTATCAG
The window above is part of the Bactrocera dorsalis isolate Fly_Bdor unplaced genomic scaffold, ASM2337382v1 BdCtg181, whole genome shotgun sequence genome. Proteins encoded here:
- the LOC125780194 gene encoding kelch-like protein 1, with product MNTLYRVLMPLERETQCEVLRQKIIEYETQNFMDISRSDEFLNFDVEKLQRILVSDNLNITREEDAFDAIQRWYNYDVPARQEQLPLLIACLRLTQFNVNFLMTRIQPLPGCELLAFKALSWIREPTARPMINMRFTEPRGVSATNCHKKTILALFSELSPKLLQYNKTEDKWQEYASIKIDYEGYRTILKNDNLLFIGGYNGAILNVVRGWNIRNKTLQNLPAMIEARRETCVVELNGKIYAIGGRDGKNVLSSVER